The following proteins are encoded in a genomic region of Ananas comosus cultivar F153 linkage group 25, ASM154086v1, whole genome shotgun sequence:
- the LOC109728947 gene encoding LOW QUALITY PROTEIN: glycosyltransferase family 92 protein Os08g0121900-like (The sequence of the model RefSeq protein was modified relative to this genomic sequence to represent the inferred CDS: deleted 2 bases in 1 codon), with the protein MLRWNRLAYESLSTPDDVVVFAKGVNTRSAAAAAEVRCVYYSVHGGAAPSSSAAAAISAAQEVFRCPHPPPSPSPSPSPSLEVGAELRVSLATGAADATPIPSLASYRPPRAPPAHGSPAAPRSLICACTMVYNAAKFLGEWVAYHAAIGVERFFLYDNASDDDEEEAAAIRRLSSAGHRVSSRYWPWPKTQEAAFSHCAAAHRDACRWMAFVDVDEFVFSPDWAGSPRPNRSMLGSLLPVRPNIGQVSMGCYEFGPSGLSAHPKPGVTQGYTCRRRAAERHKSVDRSLANSVHHFSLRKGFRTRRVGTVRVNHYKYQAWDEFKVKFRRRASAFVADWSTAVNPGSRDRTPGLGFKAIEPVGWTEMFCQVQDFKLRDATRRWFGVAGPHGTYKMVWE; encoded by the exons ATGCTCCGGTGGAATCGCCTCGCCTACGAGTCCCTCTCCACCCCCGACGACGTCGTCGTCTTCGCCAAGGGCGTCAACacccgctccgccgccgccgccgccgaggtccGCTGCGTCTACTACTCCGTccacggcggcgccgccccctcctcctccgccgccgccgccattagCGCCGCCCAGGAGGTGTTCCGCTGCCCCCACCccccgccctcgccctcgccctcgccctcgccctccctCGAAGTCGGCGCCGAGCTCCGCGTCTCCCTCGCGACCGGCGCCGCGGACGCGACCCCGATCCCCTCCCTGGCCAGTTACCGCCCGCCACGCGCCCCCCCGGCGCACGGTAGCCCCGCGGCGCCGCGGTCGCTAATCTGCGCCTGCACGATGGTGTACAACGCGGCCAAGTTCCTCGGCGAGTGGGTCGCGTACCACGCGGCGATCGGCGTCGAGCGCTTCTTCCTCTACGACAACGCcagcgacgacgacgaggaggag gcCGCGGCGATCCGCCGCCTCTCCTCGGCGGGCCACCGCGTGTCGTCCCGCTACTGGCCCTGGCCCAAGACCCAGGAGGCCGCGTTCTCCCACTGCGCCGCGGCGCACCGGGACGCGTGTCGCTGGATGGCCTTCGTCGACGTGGACGAGTTCGTGTTCTCCCCCGACTGGGCCGGCTCGCCCCGGCCCAACCGGTCCATGTTGGGCTCGCTGCTTCCGGTCCGGCCTAACATCGGGCAGGTCAGCATGGGCTGCTACGAGTTCGGGCCCTCGGGCCTTTCAGCCCACCCGAAGCCCGGCGTCACGCAAGGGTACACGTGCCGCAGGCGTGCGGCCGAGCGGCACAAGTCGGTCGACCGGTCGCTGGCCAACTCGGTGCACCACTTCTCGCTAAGAAAAGGTTTCAGGACCAGACGGGTCGGGACGGTCCGGGTGAACCACTACAAGTACCAGGCGTGGGACGAATTCAAAGTGAAGTTTCGGCGGCGCGCGTCGGCCTTCGTAGCGGACTGGTCGACTGCGGTGAACCCCGGTTCGAGGGACCGGACGCCCGGGTTGGGGTTCAAGGCGATCGAGCCGGTTGGGTGGACTGAAATGTTCTGCCAAGTTCAGGATTTCAAGCTCCGAGACGCCACCCGAAGGTGGTTCGGCGTGGCGGGGCCCCATGGGACATATAAAATGGTAtgggaataa